The Thalassophryne amazonica chromosome 8, fThaAma1.1, whole genome shotgun sequence genome includes a window with the following:
- the nap1l4a gene encoding nucleosome assembly protein 1-like 4a isoform X2, producing the protein MDDKKAKGDQGVPNPCVQMDRPDTCPTMESMLPKAVKRRVHALKRLQVQYANIEAQFYEEVHELERKYAALYQPLFDQRQEIVAGTVEPTDEECEWNSDREEEDELAEEIKEKAAIEDVKKEEAVPMEEPKGIPEFWLTIFKRVDMLSDLLQEHDEPILKHLKDIQVKFSEPGQPMSFTLEFHFEPNGYFNNAILTKVYKMKSEPDASEPFSFEGPEIIDCEGCKIDWHKGKDVTVKTIKKKQKHKGRGTVRTVTKQVPNDSFFNFFSPVKVLPDAEMDEDSEYTIATDFEIGHFFRERIIPRAVLYFTGEALEDDESFDDDDLEEEDEEELDEDSEDNDDEGDSHPKKQEIQPAECKQQ; encoded by the exons ATGGATGATAAAAAAG CTAAAGGAGATCAAGGGGTGCCAAATCCATGTGTGCAAATGGACAGACCTGACACTTGCCCAACTATGGAAAG TATGCTTCCTAAAGCAGTGAAGAGGAGAGTTCACGCCTTGAAACGGCTACAGGTGCAGTATGCCAATATTGAGGCTCAGTTTTATGAAGAGGTCCATGAGCTCGAGAGGAAATATGCTGCCCTCTATCAGCCGTTGTTTGACCAG AGACAAGAGATTGTTGCTGGAACAGTGGAACCCACCGATGAGGAGTGTGAGTGGAACAGTGACAGAGAGGAAGAAGACGAGCTAGCT GAAGAAATAAAGGAAAAAGCAGCTATTGAAGATGTGAAGAAGGAagaagctgtgccaatggaagaaCCAAAAGGCATCCCTGAGTTCTGGCTCACCATTTTCAAAAGAGTGGACATGCTGAGTGATTTGCTGCag GAGCATGATGAACCCATACTTAAGCACTTGAAAGATATTCAAGTCAAGTTTTCTGAACCTGGTCAGCCAATG AGTTTCACATTGGAGTTCCACTTTGAGCCCAATGGTTACTTCAACAATGCAATCCTCACAAAAGTCTACAAGATGAAATCAGAGCCAGATGCATCAGAACCATTTTCATTTGAAGGGCCAGAGATCATTGACTGTGAAGG CTGCAAGATAGATTGGCACAAGGGGAAGGATgttacagtcaaaactattaagAAGAAGCAGAAGCATAAAGGGCGCGGCACCGTCCGCACTGTTACAAAACAGGTCCCCAATGACTCATTCTTCAATTTCTTTAGCCCTGTCAAAG TTTTGCCAGATGCAGAAATG GATGAAGACTCGGAGTACACGATAGCCACAGACTTTGAGATTGGCCATTTCTTTCGTGAGAGAATAATTCCCAGAGCAGTACTTTACTTCACTGGAGAAGCACTGGAAGATGATGAGAGC TTTGATGACGACGATTTGGAAGAGGAAGATGAAGAG GAACTAGATGAAGATAGTGAGGACAATGATGATGAGGGAGACTCTCACCCCAAG AAACAAGAGATCCAGCCTGCCGAATGCAAGCAGCAGTAA
- the nap1l4a gene encoding nucleosome assembly protein 1-like 4a isoform X3 — MDRPDTCPTMENMLPKAVKRRVHALKRLQVQYANIEAQFYEEVHELERKYAALYQPLFDQRQEIVAGTVEPTDEECEWNSDREEEDELAEEIKEKAAIEDVKKEEAVPMEEPKGIPEFWLTIFKRVDMLSDLLQEHDEPILKHLKDIQVKFSEPGQPMSFTLEFHFEPNGYFNNAILTKVYKMKSEPDASEPFSFEGPEIIDCEGCKIDWHKGKDVTVKTIKKKQKHKGRGTVRTVTKQVPNDSFFNFFSPVKVLPDAEMDEDSEYTIATDFEIGHFFRERIIPRAVLYFTGEALEDDESFDDDDLEEEDEEELDEDSEDNDDEGDSHPKA, encoded by the exons TATGCTTCCTAAAGCAGTGAAGAGGAGAGTTCACGCCTTGAAACGGCTACAGGTGCAGTATGCCAATATTGAGGCTCAGTTTTATGAAGAGGTCCATGAGCTCGAGAGGAAATATGCTGCCCTCTATCAGCCGTTGTTTGACCAG AGACAAGAGATTGTTGCTGGAACAGTGGAACCCACCGATGAGGAGTGTGAGTGGAACAGTGACAGAGAGGAAGAAGACGAGCTAGCT GAAGAAATAAAGGAAAAAGCAGCTATTGAAGATGTGAAGAAGGAagaagctgtgccaatggaagaaCCAAAAGGCATCCCTGAGTTCTGGCTCACCATTTTCAAAAGAGTGGACATGCTGAGTGATTTGCTGCag GAGCATGATGAACCCATACTTAAGCACTTGAAAGATATTCAAGTCAAGTTTTCTGAACCTGGTCAGCCAATG AGTTTCACATTGGAGTTCCACTTTGAGCCCAATGGTTACTTCAACAATGCAATCCTCACAAAAGTCTACAAGATGAAATCAGAGCCAGATGCATCAGAACCATTTTCATTTGAAGGGCCAGAGATCATTGACTGTGAAGG CTGCAAGATAGATTGGCACAAGGGGAAGGATgttacagtcaaaactattaagAAGAAGCAGAAGCATAAAGGGCGCGGCACCGTCCGCACTGTTACAAAACAGGTCCCCAATGACTCATTCTTCAATTTCTTTAGCCCTGTCAAAG TTTTGCCAGATGCAGAAATG GATGAAGACTCGGAGTACACGATAGCCACAGACTTTGAGATTGGCCATTTCTTTCGTGAGAGAATAATTCCCAGAGCAGTACTTTACTTCACTGGAGAAGCACTGGAAGATGATGAGAGC TTTGATGACGACGATTTGGAAGAGGAAGATGAAGAG GAACTAGATGAAGATAGTGAGGACAATGATGATGAGGGAGACTCTCACCCCAAG GCATAA
- the nap1l4a gene encoding nucleosome assembly protein 1-like 4a isoform X1 — protein MDRPDTCPTMENMLPKAVKRRVHALKRLQVQYANIEAQFYEEVHELERKYAALYQPLFDQRQEIVAGTVEPTDEECEWNSDREEEDELAEEIKEKAAIEDVKKEEAVPMEEPKGIPEFWLTIFKRVDMLSDLLQEHDEPILKHLKDIQVKFSEPGQPMSFTLEFHFEPNGYFNNAILTKVYKMKSEPDASEPFSFEGPEIIDCEGCKIDWHKGKDVTVKTIKKKQKHKGRGTVRTVTKQVPNDSFFNFFSPVKVLPDAEMDEDSEYTIATDFEIGHFFRERIIPRAVLYFTGEALEDDESFDDDDLEEEDEEELDEDSEDNDDEGDSHPKKQEIQPAECKQQ, from the exons TATGCTTCCTAAAGCAGTGAAGAGGAGAGTTCACGCCTTGAAACGGCTACAGGTGCAGTATGCCAATATTGAGGCTCAGTTTTATGAAGAGGTCCATGAGCTCGAGAGGAAATATGCTGCCCTCTATCAGCCGTTGTTTGACCAG AGACAAGAGATTGTTGCTGGAACAGTGGAACCCACCGATGAGGAGTGTGAGTGGAACAGTGACAGAGAGGAAGAAGACGAGCTAGCT GAAGAAATAAAGGAAAAAGCAGCTATTGAAGATGTGAAGAAGGAagaagctgtgccaatggaagaaCCAAAAGGCATCCCTGAGTTCTGGCTCACCATTTTCAAAAGAGTGGACATGCTGAGTGATTTGCTGCag GAGCATGATGAACCCATACTTAAGCACTTGAAAGATATTCAAGTCAAGTTTTCTGAACCTGGTCAGCCAATG AGTTTCACATTGGAGTTCCACTTTGAGCCCAATGGTTACTTCAACAATGCAATCCTCACAAAAGTCTACAAGATGAAATCAGAGCCAGATGCATCAGAACCATTTTCATTTGAAGGGCCAGAGATCATTGACTGTGAAGG CTGCAAGATAGATTGGCACAAGGGGAAGGATgttacagtcaaaactattaagAAGAAGCAGAAGCATAAAGGGCGCGGCACCGTCCGCACTGTTACAAAACAGGTCCCCAATGACTCATTCTTCAATTTCTTTAGCCCTGTCAAAG TTTTGCCAGATGCAGAAATG GATGAAGACTCGGAGTACACGATAGCCACAGACTTTGAGATTGGCCATTTCTTTCGTGAGAGAATAATTCCCAGAGCAGTACTTTACTTCACTGGAGAAGCACTGGAAGATGATGAGAGC TTTGATGACGACGATTTGGAAGAGGAAGATGAAGAG GAACTAGATGAAGATAGTGAGGACAATGATGATGAGGGAGACTCTCACCCCAAG AAACAAGAGATCCAGCCTGCCGAATGCAAGCAGCAGTAA